In Variovorax paradoxus, a single genomic region encodes these proteins:
- the lolA gene encoding outer membrane lipoprotein chaperone LolA — protein sequence MKLRHWLLIGLVCSANAWAGGLESLETFVKTVKSGRADFTQTVTAPSREGQPGRTKTSTGTFEFQRPGKFKFDYQKPFAQSIVADGRTLWLYDADLNQVTQRAQAQALGSTPAALIAAAPDLKALQADFTLEASPDRDGLQWVKATPKNKDGQLQSVQVGFQGDALAALEILDSFGQRSVLKFSKVEVNPSLPASVFDFKAPAGADVVKQ from the coding sequence TTGAAATTGCGTCATTGGCTATTGATTGGCCTCGTGTGTTCCGCCAACGCCTGGGCGGGCGGCCTCGAAAGCCTCGAAACCTTCGTGAAGACGGTCAAGTCCGGCCGCGCCGATTTCACCCAGACCGTGACCGCGCCGTCGCGCGAAGGCCAGCCGGGCCGCACCAAGACATCGACCGGCACCTTCGAGTTTCAGCGTCCGGGCAAATTCAAGTTCGACTACCAGAAGCCCTTTGCGCAGAGCATCGTGGCCGACGGCAGGACGCTCTGGCTCTACGACGCCGACCTGAACCAGGTCACGCAGCGCGCGCAGGCACAGGCGCTGGGCTCCACGCCCGCCGCGCTGATTGCCGCCGCGCCCGACCTGAAGGCGCTACAGGCCGACTTCACGCTCGAGGCTTCGCCCGACCGCGACGGCCTGCAATGGGTCAAGGCGACGCCGAAGAACAAGGACGGCCAGCTGCAGAGCGTGCAGGTGGGCTTCCAGGGCGACGCGCTCGCGGCGCTCGAAATCCTCGACAGCTTCGGCCAGCGTTCGGTGCTCAAGTTCAGCAAGGTCGAAGTGAACCCTTCGCTGCCGGCCAGCGTGTTCGACTTCAAGGCGCCCGCCGGCGCCGACGTCGTCAAGCAATAA
- a CDS encoding replication-associated recombination protein A, protein MATSAHQPLAERLRPRTLGEVIGQQHLLGPGMSLRIAFESGQPHSCILWGPPGTGKTTIARLMADAFDAQFLSISAVLGGVKDIREAVDLATAARDGLTQQRTIVFVDEVHRFNKSQQDAFLPHVESGLFTFIGATTENPSFEVNSALLSRAAVYVLQSLNEDDLKQIVTRAQDIQAVPAIDTAAVDRLVAYADGDARRLLNTLETLAVAARAEKLSNISDEWLLRVLGERMRRYDKGGEQFYDTISALHKSVRGSDPDAALYWFVRMLDGGADPRYMARRLVRMASEDIGLADPRALRLALDAAEVYERLGTPEGELALAECVVYLAIAPKSNAVYKAYNAVRALVKKDSTRPVPMHLRNAPTKLMKELDYGKGYRYAHDEEGGFAAGERYLPDGLEGQVFYEPVDRGLEIRIGEKLRELRRLNAEGND, encoded by the coding sequence TTGGCCACCAGCGCGCATCAACCTCTTGCCGAGCGCCTGCGTCCGCGCACGCTCGGCGAAGTGATCGGCCAGCAGCACCTGCTGGGGCCGGGCATGTCGCTGCGCATCGCGTTCGAATCGGGCCAGCCGCATTCGTGCATCCTCTGGGGCCCGCCCGGCACCGGCAAGACCACCATCGCGCGGCTCATGGCCGACGCCTTCGACGCGCAGTTCCTGAGCATCAGCGCGGTGCTCGGAGGCGTGAAGGACATCCGCGAAGCCGTGGACCTTGCCACCGCCGCGCGCGACGGGCTCACGCAGCAGCGCACCATCGTCTTCGTCGACGAAGTGCACCGCTTCAACAAGAGCCAGCAGGACGCCTTCCTGCCGCATGTGGAGTCGGGGCTCTTCACCTTCATCGGCGCGACCACCGAGAACCCGTCGTTCGAGGTCAACTCCGCGTTGCTCTCGCGTGCCGCCGTGTACGTGCTGCAGTCGCTCAACGAAGACGACCTCAAGCAGATCGTGACGCGCGCGCAGGACATCCAGGCCGTGCCCGCCATCGACACCGCGGCGGTCGACCGCCTCGTGGCGTATGCCGACGGCGACGCACGCCGTCTGCTCAACACGCTCGAGACGCTCGCTGTCGCGGCGCGCGCCGAGAAGCTCTCGAACATCTCCGACGAATGGCTGCTGCGTGTGCTCGGCGAGCGCATGCGGCGCTACGACAAGGGCGGCGAGCAGTTCTACGACACCATCAGCGCGCTGCATAAATCGGTGCGCGGCAGCGACCCCGACGCCGCGCTCTATTGGTTCGTGCGCATGCTCGACGGCGGCGCCGATCCGCGCTACATGGCGCGACGACTCGTACGCATGGCGAGCGAAGACATCGGCCTGGCCGACCCGCGCGCGTTGCGCCTTGCACTCGACGCGGCCGAGGTCTACGAACGGCTGGGTACCCCGGAAGGCGAACTGGCGCTGGCCGAGTGCGTGGTCTACCTTGCCATCGCGCCCAAGTCGAACGCCGTCTACAAGGCCTACAACGCGGTGCGCGCCCTCGTGAAGAAGGACAGCACGCGCCCGGTGCCCATGCACCTGCGCAATGCACCCACCAAGCTCATGAAAGAGCTCGACTACGGTAAGGGTTACCGCTATGCGCACGACGAGGAGGGCGGTTTCGCCGCCGGCGAGCGCTACCTTCCCGACGGCCTGGAAGGCCAGGTTTTCTATGAGCCCGTCGACCGCGGGCTCGAAATCCGCATCGGCGAAAAGCTTCGCGAACTGCGCCGCCTGAACGCTGAAGGCAACGACTGA
- a CDS encoding branched-chain amino acid ABC transporter permease, producing MDILLQQIINGLVLGSMYALIALGYTMVYGIINLINFAHGEVLMVGALTSWTIIGLMKDGMPNTPGWLILLIALVIACIVAATLNFVIEKVAYRPLRNSPKLAPLITAIGMSILLQTLAMIIWKPTNKAYPNLLPTDPIHVAGAVISPTQVMILSVTAFSLVVLMWLVNYTKLGRAMRATAENPRVAALMGIRPDMVISATFIIGAVLAAIAGVMYASNYGIAQHAMGFLPGLKAFTAAVFGGIGNLAGAVVGGILLGLIEAIGSGYIGTITGGVLGSNYSDIFAFIVLIVMLTLRPSGLLGERVADRA from the coding sequence ATGGACATTTTGCTGCAGCAGATCATCAACGGTCTGGTTCTCGGCAGCATGTATGCCTTGATAGCCTTGGGCTACACCATGGTGTACGGCATCATCAATCTGATCAACTTTGCGCACGGAGAAGTATTGATGGTGGGGGCTCTGACGAGCTGGACCATCATCGGGCTCATGAAGGACGGCATGCCCAACACACCGGGCTGGTTGATCCTCCTCATTGCCCTGGTCATTGCCTGCATCGTCGCGGCAACCCTCAATTTCGTGATCGAGAAAGTGGCTTACCGGCCGCTGCGCAACAGCCCCAAGCTCGCGCCGCTGATCACCGCCATCGGCATGTCGATCCTGCTGCAGACGCTGGCGATGATCATCTGGAAGCCGACCAACAAGGCCTATCCCAACCTGCTGCCCACCGACCCCATCCACGTGGCCGGCGCGGTGATCTCTCCCACCCAGGTCATGATCCTCAGCGTCACGGCGTTCTCGCTCGTGGTGCTCATGTGGCTGGTCAACTACACCAAGCTCGGCCGCGCGATGCGCGCCACCGCGGAGAACCCGCGCGTTGCCGCCCTCATGGGCATTCGCCCCGACATGGTCATCTCGGCCACCTTCATCATCGGTGCCGTGCTCGCGGCCATCGCCGGCGTGATGTACGCATCGAACTACGGCATCGCGCAACACGCGATGGGCTTCCTGCCCGGCCTGAAGGCCTTCACCGCCGCGGTGTTCGGCGGCATCGGCAACCTCGCGGGCGCGGTGGTCGGGGGCATCCTGCTGGGGCTCATCGAAGCCATCGGCTCGGGCTACATCGGCACCATCACGGGTGGCGTGCTGGGCAGCAACTACAGCGACATCTTCGCGTTCATCGTGCTGATCGTCATGCTCACCCTGCGTCCGTCCGGCCTGCTCGGCGAACGCGTGGCGGACCGTGCCTAA